The Urbifossiella limnaea nucleotide sequence GGCGTCGGCGGCCGGCCGCATGGGGGCGGCGGCGCGGCCGGCGTCGCGGGCGTCGCGCTCCTGCTGCTGGGCGAGCACGTCGGCCAGCACCACGGCCTCGCCCTTTGCCACGAGTTCGCGGTGCCGGCGCTCGGCGCGGGCGAGCGGGTCGGCGACGAGGTAGAACTTGCACGCCGCGTCGGGGAACACGGCCGTGCCCTGGTCGCGCCCCTCGCACACCATGTCGCGGCCGGCGGCGATGCGGCGCTGCTCGGCGGCGAGAAACTGCCTTACCGCCGGCACCGTGGCGACGCGGCTGGCCGCCTGCGCCGCCGCCGGCGTGCGGATGTCGGCGGTCACGTCGCGGCCGTCGAGCAGCACGCGACCGGGCGGCATTTCGAGGCGAACGGCGGCGAGTAC carries:
- the cmk gene encoding (d)CMP kinase, with the protein product MIVTIDGPAGSGKSTAARGLAARLGFDYLDTGAMFRAVGLALRDAADADAVLAAVRLEMPPGRVLLDGRDVTADIRTPAAAQAASRVATVPAVRQFLAAEQRRIAAGRDMVCEGRDQGTAVFPDAACKFYLVADPLARAERRHRELVAKGEAVVLADVLAQQQERDARDAGRAAAPMRPAADAVVIDTTGLSPDDVLARLEEVVRRCSPART